In one Nicotiana sylvestris chromosome 8, ASM39365v2, whole genome shotgun sequence genomic region, the following are encoded:
- the LOC104234013 gene encoding uncharacterized protein, producing MDSADLICYTDSKENIKKLKVKVNEVLYLTCEERIVVDFDYLDEPFGDARGLLSGFCGILACDCALFPIHYMLTDVLFFKPKFFFKTTESVARQHVYKSIRKKWAANRLNLWSASEDPLKSRAEIIDNVPDGIPPDQWISFVDYQYKDSTKMAQAGQMTGRAQIYIATHKNEDGVYVNEEAKEICEKIELALSQSTIDESQISPNNAVGKVLGKEHSGRVRCLGLGPVPSKVFKQAYMIMKEGTLPEQFAGFFVSPSTVSPTTPSDADSGPLSPMDARRSCGDSNSSGNH from the exons ATGGATTCAGCTGATCTTATTTGTTATACAGATTCAAAAGAAAATATCAAGAAACTCAAAGTGAAAGTTAATGAAGTGCTATATTTAACGTGTGAAGAACGTattgtggttgattttgattaCCTGGATGAACCATTTGGAGATGCACGCGGCCTTCTTTCAGGATTTTGTGGAATTTTAGCATGTGACTGCGCTTTATTTCCTATCCACT ACATGCTAACCGATGTTTTATTCTTTAAGCCCAAGTTCTTCTTTAAGACAACCGAGTCAGTTGCACGACAACATGTTTATAAATCTATTAGAAAGAAATGGGCTGCAAATAGGCTTAACTTGTGGAGTGCATCTGAAGACCCACTTAAAAGTAGAGCTGAGATTATTGATAATGTGCCGGATGGAATTCCGCCAGATCAATGGATTTCTTTTGTTGATTACCAATATAAAGATTCAACAAAG ATGGCTCAGGCTGGACAAATGACTGGACGAGCACAAATATACATTGCTACTCATAAGAATGAAGATGGAGTATATGTtaatgaagaagcaaaagaaataTGC GAAAAAATTGAGTTAGCTTTGAGCCAAAGCACCATAGACGAGTCTCAAATTTCGCCAAATAATGCCGTTGGTAAGGTGCTAGGAAAAGAGCACTCTGGAAGGGTGAGGTGTTTGGGATTAGGCCCTGTCCCTAGTAAAGTTTTTAAACAA GCATATATGATAATGAAAGAAGGGACTTTACCAGAACAGTTTGCGGGGTTCTTTGTTTCTCCTTCGACGGTTTCTCCTACAACG CCAAGTGATGCGGACAGTGGACCCCTTTCGCCAATGGACGCAAGAAGATCATGTGGTGATAGTAATTCTAGCGGCAACCATTGA